In one Oryza glaberrima chromosome 2, OglaRS2, whole genome shotgun sequence genomic region, the following are encoded:
- the LOC127762061 gene encoding uncharacterized protein LOC127762061 → MEDASKYAHSPAHLAVVRRDHASLRRLVAGLPRLPRAGEVATEEESIAGEAVADAVSAAIDRRDVPRRETPLHLAVRLRDPVAADILMSAGADWSLQNADGWSALQEAVCTREDAIATIIARHYQPLAWAKWCRRLPRVLASINRIRDFYMEISFHFESSVIPFIGRIAPSDTYRIWKRGAALRADMTLAGFDGFRIQRSDQTFLFLGDGARPEDAGGKELHPGSLIVLAHKDKEITDALEGAGVQPTEAEVAHEVALMSKTNMYRPGIDVTQAELVPHLNWRRQERTEAVGHWKAKVYDMLNVLVTVKSRRVPGAMTDEELFAMEGEEKNGRGTELDAELDEVLTAEERKQLDSALRMGNQEEEFEERCEEGDGGADHLDANGVAKDKKGWFGWGGKKGTKNDEKPSKANQGSKDESGDLGKGKEKNSSKKKKGASSGDSTKHESEYKKGLRPVLWLTPDFPLKTDELIPLLDVLANKVKAVRRLRELLTTKLPPGTFPVKIAIPIVPTIRVIVTFTKFEELQPLDEFATPPSSPTQFQDAKGKESEGSGSWYSWVRGGRGAQSSDSGDSRNWKDEVDPFQIPSDYTWVDANEKKRRMKAKKAKNRRGSTRKQSSKSTSSEGGHHPMMDGFEE, encoded by the exons ATGGAGGACGCGTCCAAGTACGCGCACAGCCCGGCCCACCTCGCCGTGGTGCGGCGGGACCACGCCTCGCTCCGCCGCCTGGTCGCGGGGCTCCCTCGCCTCCCGCGCGCCGGGGAGGTGGCCACCGAGGAGGAGTCcatcgccggcgaggccgtggCCGACGCGgtctccgccgccatcgaccGCCGCGACGTGCCGCGGAGGGAGACCCCGCTCCACCTCGCCGTGCGGCTCCGCgaccccgtcgccgccgacatCCTCATGTCCGCCGGCGCTGACTGGTCGCTCCAGAACGCCGACGGGTGGTCCGCGCTCCAGGAGGCCGTCTGCACGCGGGAGGACGCCATCGCCACCATCATCGCGCGCCACTACCAGCCCCTCGCCTGGGCCAAgtggtgccgccgcctcccgcgcgtcCTCGCCTCCATCAACCGCATCCGAGACTTCTACATGGAGATCTCCTTCCACTTCGAGTCCTCCGTCATACCCTTCATCGGCCGCATCGCCCCCTCCGACACTTACCGCATTTGGAAGCGAGGAGCTGCGCTGCGTGCCGACATGACGCTTGCCGGCTTCGACGGCTTCCGCATCCAGCGTTCGGACCAGACCTTCTTGTTTCTCGGGGATGGTGCTCGTCCTGAGGATGCTGGGGGCAAAGAGTTGCACCCAGGTTCTCTCATAGTGCTGGCTCATAAGGACAAGGAGATCACAGATGCATTGGAGGGAGCAGGGGTGCAACCAACGGAGGCCGAGGTCGCACATGAGGTGGCGTTGATGTCAAAGACGAACATGTATCGTCCCGGGATCGACGTGACGCAGGCAGAGCTTGTGCCGCATTTGAATTGGCGCCGGCAGGAGAGGACGGAAGCCGTTGGACATTGGAAAGCTAAGGTTTATGATATGTTAAACGTTCTGGTGACTGTGAAGTCAAGGCGTGTGCCGGGGGCGATGACAGATGAGGAGCTGTTTGcgatggagggggaggagaagaatgGGAGGGGCACTGAACTTGACGCGGAGCTGGATGAAGTGTTGACAGCCGAAGAGAGGAAACAGCTTGATTCTGCGTTGAGAATGGGGAACCAGgaagaagaatttgaggagaggTGCGAGGAAGGTGATGGCGGGGCTGATCATTTGGATGCAAATGGCGTGGCAAAAGATAAGAAGGGATGGTTTGGTTGGGGTGGCAAGAAAGGCACCAAGAATGACGAGAAACCATCCAAGGCGAATCAAGGGAGTAAGGATGAATCAGGTGACCTAGGAAAGGGAAAGGAGAAGAACagcagcaagaagaagaagggtgCATCATCAGGGGATTCTACTAAACATGAAAGTGAATACAAGAAGGGGTTAAGACCAGTGTTGTGGCTGACACCAGATTTCCCTTTGAAGACGGATGAACTGATCCCTCTGCTTGATGTCTTAGCAAACAAAGTGAAAGCTGTCAGAAGGCTTAGGGAACTCTTGACTACTAAACTGCCTCCAGGCACATTTCCGGTGAAG ATTGCGATACCTATTGTTCCAACAATACGAGTCATCGTGACATTCACAAAGTTTGAGGAATTACAACCTTTGGATGAGTTTGCTACCCCACCCTCAAGCCCAACGCAATTCCAGGATGCCAAGGGCAAAGAATCAGAAGGATCAGGCTCATGGTATTCGTGGGTTAGAGGGGGGCGTGGTGCACAGTCCAGTGATAGTGGTGATAGCCGTAACTGGAAAGATGAGGTTGATCCATTCCAAATACCTTCTGACTACACCTGGGTTGATGCCAACGAGAAGAAACGGAGGATGAAGGCAAAGAAAGCCAAGAACAGGCGGGGCTCAACTCGGAAACAATCATCGAAAAGCACCTCGTCGGAAGGAGGTCACCACCCGATGATGGATGGCTTTGAGGAGTAA